The nucleotide window cagcctAAATGGCACCTCAAAGTGTCACTGACACCCCTCAGTGCAGCCCTaccacccagcagcacccacacccCCTCCCAGCCTAAATGGCACCTCAAAGTGTCACTGACACCCCCCAGTGCAGCCCTaccccaccccagcagcaccctgtgccctgcccagtgctcccagccccaactCACACCGAATGCACCCCTCATCCacagcaccctgcagctcctcaagTTCCCCACACGCactggcaccccaaaacccccagttTGTCTCCAACAACTCACTCCCAgaaccccacagcccctcacccAGCCatgcccccccccccaagaCCCCTGCCCAGTCCCTGGAGCCCCCCCAGGTACCTGGAGCCCCCTGAGGGCTTTGCCCTTGCGGAAGGAGCCCTTGGGCCAGCCCGGCTGCAGCTCCAGCGCCGCCTCCGCGTCCGCCAGCGCCTCCTCGTAGCGccccagcttctccaggcagTAGGAGCGGTTCCCCAGGAGCCTGAGGGGGTGTGGGGGTGTCACTgaggctgggccctgccagcccagcacccccaggtcgcccccagctccctctgctcaccGGTGCTCCCGGGGGTTCAGCTCCAGGGCCATGGTGAAAGCCCACACGGCCTCAGAGTGTTGGCCCATCTGGGCTGCCTCGATGCCGtggcctggggaggggacacagggacacagggagggacagtGTGCCtagcacagctcctctgagctgtgagaagcagagagagccctcactgccctcccctggcccctctgggggtccctgcacTGACCTGCAAGCgccaggctctgtgccagcGTGCTGGGGCTTGGTGGGCTGGCCTGggggggctgaggggacacaggggtccCCACAGGGTCCCCACTTCCCTTCTCTGGCACCTTCCTGCTTGGTTCCACCACGTTCTGTGGCCCAGGGGAGCGGTCAGTGCCCGGGGGGGGCAGCCTGACCCCTGCCTTCTCCCGGGCTTTGCAGACAAAAGTGCAGCTCAggtccagctcctcctggggaaGCAGGGAGAGATGAGGGATGGGCAGGCAAAGCCctgggagccccagccccacacggCCCCCATGGGGACACTGTCCCTCACCTCTGCCACTGCTGTGTCCTCTGGGCCAGACTCCTCTGAGGGCACAGTGGAGTCCCCAGGGCACGGGGaaggctctgggcagcacccCTTGTCCTCAGCACCCTCTGAGGGAGGCCCAGCGCCTGCAGGGCCACTTGGGGGGCTCTGCAAGGACAGGGAGGGGGTGAGGTGACAGGCTTAGGGGGTGTTGGCTGGCCCCATCACCTCTGGGCACCCCTAGAACAGCACGAGCAGGCTGGCCTGGTCACTCACTGGGTCAGTGCTCTCTTTGTTCTTCTGCTCTTGACCCAGTTTCTCCCGTTTCTTTCGgtctttttgtttctgaaaaggAAGAACATGAACCCTCAGCCCTCAGCTCAGGGACTGGCTGGCAGCACCCCAACAAGTGGCAGTGACCCCAATCCCCAGGAACTGGCAGGGACCCTTCTCAGGGCTCActcaccttcttcttcaccttcttcttctctgCCTTCCTCTTGGCCcgctcctcctcttccatcaGCTCCTGAGCGTTCTTGTCAGCCTCCTGCAGGAGTTACCTGAGTCAGGACAGCCCCGGGGCCACAAGGTGGGACCCTCTGGTGACCctgggggacatcagggggatTTTTGCCCACCTCAGCCGTGGGCCAGGCCCGCTGGGGCGTGGGCAGCCGGTCCAGCCGCGCGTCCAGGGCGGTGGGAGGGGTCCGGGGCGGCTCCGAGCACAGGAAGGACTTGCGGAAGCCGCAGTAGCTGTAAGGAACGGCTCCCTCCGCCACCGGAACGTCCAGAAACTGCAAACCCACGCCGAACTCGTCCTCATCGTAACCGTAATTgccatcttcatcatcatcatcaatatCCAGGGGGTAGTAATCCACCGTGGGGCCTGGCAGGAGAGCGGGGTTCGTGAGGAGCAGTCCCAGGCACCGGATCCCGGCTGTCCCCACGCCGTTCCCGCTTCCCGGGCAACTCCCGAGCACGGGGACCCCCGGTAGCCCCCGCTGCACTCACCGTcatcccagagcagacacacCTCCCTGTCCTTATACCTAATCACCGGCTGGGACGGCACCGGCAGGTCGGCGAGGCTGGACATGCGGTGCCGAGGGCAGAAGGGCGCTGTAGGGAGCATAAACAACCATGAGCCGGCGGAGGAGGAACCGAAACCGGGCCCCGTTCTGGGCTCCCCCCCGCCCGGTCCGTACCGCCGCTCCAGCCAGCGGGGCCCAGcgtgcagccccaggggcaggcagcgGCAGCCGGCCCGAAACCGCCCAGACCGGGCCCGTCCCGCTCCCGCGGCCCGCCCGAGCCCCGCATCGCCTCGAGCCGCCGCGCCTCGGGATTGCATCACAGCCCTACCGGAATAACGTCACGGCGCCGCTTGAGGCCGCCCCGCCGCCATGTTGGGTGCGGGCAGGACGGCGGCCTGCAGGGCCCTCACGGAGTGGGACCGGCGCTCTTCATCCTCTCCCTCCGTCCCCGCCTGCCGCAAGGCCGTGGGCTCGGCCGCCCCCCGCTGCTCGTCCCGCCCCTCACGTCGGGCCCCTCCTGGAGGCCAGCTTGGCTCAGCCCCCCGGATTAGCGAGGGCGCGGCCTAAGCCTCTTTGCTGCCGCCGCCCCCGGCATGGCCCGGCATGGACGCCGGCGGCGCTGAGCGGCGCGGCGGAGAGCTTTGCCTGCAGGTGAGGCCGCTTGGGACGGGGGGGGCTCGGACACCCCTCCCGGGacagcggcggggccgggccggtaCCGGGGTGGGCCGGGGGGCACCGGGCCCGGGCTGTGCTGCGTCTCCATGGCAACGGCgcagggggcggggcgggggagtGGCCAGCCGTGGCGAGCACTGAGGGGGCGCGGCCACAGCGGGAGCCGGTTGGGGCGTGGCGTGGGCGGGGTCGTTGCAGCAACGGGCGTGGTTATGCGTGGCCCCGCCCTTCGCACCGGCCCGGGGGTCCTGAGCCCCCCGTTCCCCTCCAGGTGGGCGACGCCGGTCTGGGCGgcctcatcctgctgctgctgacgGCCCGGCCGGGACCGGGCGATGGGGCTGCCCGCGGGGACCCCCCCGAGCCCGGTGAGACTCCAGGGGACTGCGGGGAGCACAAGGGGGCGGGGATCCCGATGGGGTGCGTGGTCCTGGGGGGAGTGTGGAGGGTCCGGGGTCCCTGGGGGGGCATTGATGCCATGTGGCGGGCTGTAGGTACCCCAGTGGGCAGTGGGTTCCTGGGTGTCTCAGGGTTAGGGTGGCAGTGGGACAGTGATGGGCGGGTGCTGTCCCACAGCGAGGTTTTTCAAACTGGGGGTCCCCAGCCCACACCGTGGTCCCCGCCCCATCCTGAGGGTGCCGTGCCCCCAGGCGGGTCGCGGGGTCCCCTGGCGCGCTCCTTGCAGCGGGCAGAGGCCATGCTGCGCAGCGTCACCCCGGGACTGCGCCGCCTGCTGTCCCCGCGGTCGAGCCGGCGCGGTGACACCGACGAGGACGACGACGAGGACGAGGATGAAGCCGCGTCCATCGTGGTCCCTCTGGAGCAAGCCTTCCCAGCTCTGCGCCGCTGCCTGTGCGTCTGGGAGGACCCTCGCACCGAGACCTTCCTGGGCTACGTGCGGCTCCATCCCGGTGGCAGTGGTGGCGCCGGTGACTTTTCCGAGGACGCCGTGCGGCGGCGCGTGGCCGAGCGGGGAGCGACCCTGCACGCGCTGCTGCAGCACCGCCACCAGCTCCGCCTGGCCCGCGACTTCACTCGACGCCTCAAAGCCTCCTCCGACTTCCTGCGGCGGCTGCAGGCGTTACCAGAGCCCGGAGCGCCCAGTGaggcggcgctgccggcgctgcgGGAGCTGTGCGCGGAGCTGCGGGCGCACGCGGGGCACTGGGCCGCGCTGCTGCGGCGGCTGCGGGCGGACGCGTGGCTGCGGGCTCTGCCGCAGCGCCGGGGCCAGGCCGTGCTGCACGTGCGCTgggcgctgctgctgcccgcCGTGACGGCCGCGCGCCTCACCGGGCGGCACATCGAGGCACggctgaggcagctgggccGCCCCGGTACGCCCAGCCCGGCCGCCGAGAGCCTGGCTGAGCTCTTCCAGGGGCTGGAGATCTACAACCGCACGGTGACGGCGCTGGCCGAGGAGCTGGGCCCCGAGGTGAGGGCGCCCGGTGCCTTCACGGTGGGCGCGGTGCTGCGGCTGCTGGCGGCCGAGCGCGGCCGGGCCGTGGCCCAGAGGCTCTGGCCCCTCCTGTGGCCCCAGAGTGGGGACGTCAGGGATGGACACGTCCGCTGGGAGGATGTGGGGGTGCCATGGCCACCCACGGCTGAGATGGACACAGAACCTTCTGGAGCGGTGCTGGCggctgagctgcaggcactGTGCCAGGAGGACGAGGAGCTGATGGGACACATTTTTGGGGCGCTGGTGGCTTCAGCTGACAGCCTGTGGCAGCCGGTGCTGTCAGAGAGCCCCGAGCCCGTTgggctgcggccgggcagtgctgggggctggaaGGCCGTGCGGTGGCTGGACGCTGCCCGCGGCCCCGTGGCCGCCACCCTGAGTGCCCGGTACcgcctgctgctctgggaaaatgtgggagctgtgctgggggacagCCCCGGCAcccctcctgccacccccagtgccaccgTCACCGCGGCGCGGGAGCTGAGCCGTGCGCTGGCTGTTGGTACGTGTGGGGGTACGGGGAGTGTGGGGTCCCTCGGGGTGTCCGTGTGCCACGCTGAGCCccgctgtgtccctgctgtgtccccacagcccgTGTGCCCGCTGAGTGCCGGGAGGAGCTGGGAcggctctgcctgcagctgctgtgccggggtgttctctgcagctgggacacGGGTATGGGGGCTGGGGGCCACAGGGAGGGGGCAGGATGTGGGGTGGGGCGTGGGGTCTGGGGTACAAGGTGTGGGACAGAGTGCGAGGCACTTGGTGGATATGGGGTGAGGGACTGGGGTGTGCTGTGAAGGGTTAGATATGCGATATGGGGTGGGGTGCGGGGTGCAAGTGGGAGATGTTGGGGCATTCTGACTGTTCCTCCTGCAGATTTTACCCGTGCTCTGGGCTCAGGGCTCTCAGACAAGTGCTTGGAGTCCCCAGGAGGGTCCCCAGGGCCAGGGTGcagccacacagcccagcagctccggtgcctcttcccagccctggcgCTGGCCCTGCGCTGCCTGCGCCtgctgcccgcccgcccgcaCGGTGAGAGGGGTCTGGGGAGGGGGGCAGGAGGCTCTGGGGGTCCTGCCTGTGCTGAcccccgcccgcagcccccccCGGGGGTCTCTGCCTGcggctgcaggtgctgggccGGTGCCTGGCGGCGGTGGCGGCCGCCCACGCGTGGCTgacgggccgggccgggcggtaCCTGGCggcctgggcactgcctcaGTTCCTGCTGCTCACCCAGGGAGACCTGCAGGTacggggggcacggggggtacagggggctggggggacacagcagggctgggctcactCCCCCTCCTCCACTGCAGGTGCtgaaggcagaggcagagcagctgatgctgcaggtgagcaggaccttcccagagccaggggaCATTCCTGGGGACAGCCCCCCTGAGCCACCCCCCTGCCTGGGATCCCCGTgggagctccagctgtgccGGCAGATCCGTGACGTGGCCAACAGCATCCAGGTATGGCGGGGCTGTGGGAGGGTGGTCTGAGCATGAAGAtgcctgtgtcaccctgtgtcacctgtgtcaccctgtgtcaccgTGTGTCCTCTGTATCCCAGCTCTTCTCCGGGGACGTGCTCTGGATGTTCTCCACCAGCTGCAAGCGGCTCTCAGCTGAGATCTTTGACCAGACGATGCCTCTGGGCCGGCACTGGCGGCTCGGGCCCCGCgctggtgggtgctggggctggggggctgggaggggatttgggggctcaCTGACCcaggtccctgtgtccctgcgtcccccagagctgcccagctcccccagcgcCTACGCGGCGGCCGCGGTGCAGGCGGTGCtggggcaggtgctgcagggtgcccaggccctgccccaCGATGCCCAGGTGCCCACCCTGGCACGGGTCACCACGGCCTTCCTGGAAGCATGGATGGATCACATCCTGACCCGACGGATCAAGTTCAGGTACTGGGGATGGGGGGGCATGgcctctgggcagtgccaggggtccCAGTGGGGTCCTGGGTGTTCCAGTGGCAGTTTCAGAGGTCCCAGTGGGGTTCTGGGCGTCCTAGTGGCAATACAGGGGTCCCAGTGGCAGTTCCAGGGGTCCCAGTGAGATCCTGAGGGTCCCAGTGGCAGTTTCAGAGGTCCCAGTGGAGTCCTGGAGGTCCCAGTGGCAGTTCCAGGGGTCCCAGTGGAGTCCTGAGGGTTGCAGTGCCAGTTCCAGGAGTCccagtggcagtgctgggtgtccAGTGTCCAATGCCAGGCCAGGGGGCTCAGTGGCAGGTTGGGGTCCCACTGATGGTGTCccaggggggtcctggggggttgTGGGGACAATGCCAGAGGCTCTGTGGGTCACGATGGGGTGTGATGGCAGTGCCAGGATCTCGGTGCCGGTCACAGCGTGTGGTTGCGGTGCcggggggttctggggggtccTGCTGGGGGTTCCGGGCTCGCACCCCCCCGCTGACCCCCGTGCCAGCCTGCAGGGTGCCCTGCAGCTGCGGCGGGACTTCGAGGCCGTGCGGGAGCTGGTGTGCTCGGAGCGCTCCGGGCTGGCCCCCGAGGCGCGGCAGGCGCTGCGGGCCCTCTGCGTGTTCCGGCACACGGACACGGCCGTGcgctgcctcctgcagcagcccggGGGGCTCGGCGGGCACCCCCGCACCTGGGGCAGCCTCCGGCGCTGCTGTGAGAGCGGGACCGGCCGGGAATGGGCTGGGGAGTGGGGCGGGGAATGCGGAATGGGgtggggaatgggatgggaggggtggggaatgggctgggagtgggctggagaatggggaatggggtggggaatgggatgggaggggtggggaatgggatgggaggggatggggatgagatggggtgggaaatggggtgggaaatggggtgggacaggtggggaaTAGGGTGGGGCATGGGGAATGGGGTAgggaatgggctgggaggggatgaaGCAGgcggggatgggatgggatgggatgggatgggatgggatgggatgggatgggatgggatgggatgggatgggatgggacagagaTGGAATGGGACAGAGTGGGATAGTGATCGGGAGATTGGGACAAGgatggatggggacagggagagggacaaggatgggggtgggaatggggatggggattggaTGGGGAtgtgatgggatgggatggggatggggatggggattggatggggatgggatgggatgggatgggaatggggatgagatggggatggggatgaagaTGAGATGGGGTGGTGATAAGATGGGAATTGGATGGGATAAGGTGGAGTGGGATTGGGATGAATATGGAATGGGACAGGGTGGGGTAAGGATCAGGAGATTGGGACAAGGATCTGGATGGGAttggaatggggatggggtgggatgggaatCAGATGGGATGAGGTGGAGTGGCACTGGAATGAGATGGGGTGGAGATGGGATGAGAAAGGGTGGGATAAGGAGAATGGAACAAGGACtgatggggacaaggatggggatTGGATTGGAATGGGGATGGGTGTGGGATGGGACAAGGTGGGAGAGGGAGAATGGGACAAGGACTgatggggacagagagagggacaAGGATCTGGATGGGAttggaatggggatggggtggggatggggatgcaatgggatggggtgggattgggatgaaGATGAGTTGGGGTGGTGATAAAATGGGAATCGGATGGGATGAGGTGGAGTGAGATTCAGATGAAATGGggtggagatgggatgggacaggggggAGGATTGGGACTAGgatggatggggacagggagagggacaaggatggagatggggcgggaaggggacagggtgggataAGGATTGGGAGACTGGGACAAGGATggatggggacagagagagggacGAGGATCTGGATGGGAttggaatggggatggggacaggaaccCCCATCAGAAGCAGGACCCAGCCTATCCATCTATCCAACCTCTCCCAAACCCATCCATCCCTTGCCAGGCTCAGACGAAGGCGCCCACCCCCTGGAACCATCCATGGACCCTCTCCCTGGCCTGGACCCTCTGGAGGGGCTGGGCCCAGTGCCAGGGACCCCCCCTGTGTCTCCAGAGGCCgatggcccggcccggcccgagTCCCCATTCCcgggcagccagcagcagtggctgtcCCTGCGGCTGCACCGTGCCCGCCGCTGGCGCGTGCCAGGGCTGCCGTGCGTGGGGAACAGCCCCGAGGGCTGAGCTGCAATAaacctgcaaacaccaccatgGCTGTGTCTGCGGGTGGGACAGTGGGTGTGGGGGTCTGGCATCCCTGGGCTGTGATCCTGGGATTCCAACTGGGACCAGTTGCTGGTGGGTGGGCAGGATCTAACTGGGACTTTTGTGGGGAGACTGGTGGGGACTGGGGGTGCAGAGTGGGATTCCCTTGGGGTCCTCGGGGGCACCGCGGGTGCATAGCTGGGGTTCCAGGGAAAGCTGGGGGTCCTTTGGGTATCCCCGGAGAGATCAACGGGCGTAACAAACCGGGCGTGAGGAGGTGGACTGGGTGTCAGGGCGGCTCGGGGACACCGTGCGGTGTCGTTGTCGCCTCGGGGCCACTTTGTGCCAGATGGGGGACTGAGCCTGCTCCTGGTCCTCCCGCCCGCCAGGGGGCGCTCGCAGAACGGGCCTGGCCGCACCTGGCGCAGCGCTGCCGTCACCAGCGCGACTGCCCTGATGGCGggcgagcggcggcggcgcggcggggatGGACCCCGGGAACGGCCCCGGGAGCGGCTGCGGGACCGGGACCCGAAACTGCGGCAACAGCAAAAGCCGCAGCGAGGCTCCGGGCGGGGCCGGACGGCGCTGGCGCTCacagcggcggcggcagcgctgGCGCTGTGTctggcggcggcggctgccggGTGGAAGCGGTGGAGCGAAGCCTCCCGCCTGGTCACCCCGcaccccgcgccccccgccgtGCCCCCCGGTTCCACCGGGCCTCTCGCGTCGCCCACCTATTTCTGGGGCACGTACCGGCCCCACGTTTACTTCGGGATGAAGACGCGGAGCCCGCGCGCTGTGGTGACCGGTGAGGGGCGCGGGGGGCTCTGCCCCGGCCCGGGGctcgcccggccccgctcgcaCCGCGAGGCCGCCCCTGACACCTCCCCGCCCCTCCAGGACTGATGTGGCTCCAACACGGCGGCAACCTGCGGCACACGAGCGAGCCGAACGACGGCGTGTCGCGATACGGGTGGCTGATGCACGACGGGGAGAATTTCGGAGTGCAGGAGATCCGCGatgaggggctgctgctgagaacCGAGTTCGTGAAGCAGCCGGGGGGAGACCACGGCGGCGACTGGAGCTGGCGGGTCACGGCAAAGATGGAGGTGAGGGGGTAAAAGTGGGAGAGGGGTTGGGATGCCGGGGAACTTTtgtcatcctcctcttcctcctccccagggcaAGGGCCCGGCCCCTCTCCTATCCCTCTTCTTCTACGTGGCCACAGACGGGCAGGGGACGCTGCGGCCGGTGCTGGAGAACGGGACACGGCTGGCGGCTGTGGCAGGGACGGCGGAGGAGCTCGGGGACTTCACCCTCACCTTCCTGCCGCCCACCGGggagggcggggaggggcccaAGTACGCCAGGTGAgtgggctgtgtcccctccatctGCCCCCATGTCCTCACTGTGTCCCCCATCCCTGACTCTCCTGTCCCCCCAGCTACAACTTCCTGGCCGCGGGGGTGCCGGGGCTGCACCGCCTCACCGACCTGGTCCGGCACAGCCTCCGCGAGAGCTCCGTGTTCTCCCCGCCGGGCCGACCCCGCCGCCgcttttttggggtgtccagcACCGgggggctgcccggggagcccccgcgggggcagctgctgctgcaccaggtGACGCTGGAGCCGCCGGCGGTGCTGGAGGTGACGCTGGAGTCGGGCagcgcggcgggggcgcggcAGGGGCGGCTGGCGGGGCCGGCGCTGAGCGCGGCGCTGGCCCGGCACACGGCCGCCTTCGAGCGACGCTTCGAGGACACTTTTGGGCTGGGGACGCGCGGGGTGTCCCTCCCGCAACGCCGCTTCGCCCAGGCCGCCCTCAGCGAGATGCTGGGCGGTATCGGCTTCTTCCACGGCCGCTCGCTGCTGCGCTCGGAGCACCGCGAGGAGCCGCTGCCCGGCATGGAGTCCGTGCTGTTCACGGCCGTGCCCTCGCGCTCCTGCTTCCCGCGGGGCTTCCTGTGGGACGAGGGcttccacctgctgctgctggcccgcTGGGACCCCGCGCTGGCCCGCGACATCCTGGCCCACTGGCTCGACCTGCTCAACGCCGACGGCTGGATCCCGCGGGAGCAGATCCTAGGGGAGGAGGCGCGCTCCCGCGTGCCCCCCGAGTTCGTGCTGCAGCACAGCGAGACGGCGAACCCCCCGAcgctgctgctggcgctggAGCGGCTGCTGCCCGACGCGCCCCTGCCCTACCTGCGCCGCCTCTTCCCGCGCCTCCGCTCCTGGTTCGAGTGGCTCAACCGCACGCAGGCCGGCCCTGAGCCCTTCACCTTCCGCTGGCGCGGCCGCGACCCCGACCCCGAGCGCTTCCTGAACCCCAAGACTCTGTCGTCGGGGCTGGACGATTACCCCCGCGCCTCGCACCCGTCCGCCCAGGAGCGGCACCTGGACCTGCGCTGCTGGATGGCGCTGGGCGCCCGCGTGCTGGCGGCGCTGGCCGAGCGCCTGGGCGAGCCCCACGCGTCCTATCGCGACATGGCCGCCGCCCTCAGCGACAACGCCCTGCTGGAGCGGCTGCACTGGGCCCCGGAGCTGGGCACCTTCGCCGACTTCGGCAACCACAGCTCGGCCGTGGCTCTGCGCTGGCACCGCCCGGCCCCGGTGCCCGGCCGGCCCCCGGCGGCCCCGCAGCTGCGGCGGGAGGTGCGGGAGGCGCCGCGGCCGCAGTTCGTGGCAGCTTTGGGCTACGTCAGCCTGTtcccgctgctgctgcagctgctgcggGCGGACTCGCCGCGGC belongs to Zonotrichia leucophrys gambelii isolate GWCS_2022_RI chromosome 4, RI_Zleu_2.0, whole genome shotgun sequence and includes:
- the CCDC142 gene encoding coiled-coil domain-containing protein 142 isoform X1; translated protein: MDAGGAERRGGELCLQVGDAGLGGLILLLLTARPGPGDGAARGDPPEPGGSRGPLARSLQRAEAMLRSVTPGLRRLLSPRSSRRGDTDEDDDEDEDEAASIVVPLEQAFPALRRCLCVWEDPRTETFLGYVRLHPGGSGGAGDFSEDAVRRRVAERGATLHALLQHRHQLRLARDFTRRLKASSDFLRRLQALPEPGAPSEAALPALRELCAELRAHAGHWAALLRRLRADAWLRALPQRRGQAVLHVRWALLLPAVTAARLTGRHIEARLRQLGRPGTPSPAAESLAELFQGLEIYNRTVTALAEELGPEVRAPGAFTVGAVLRLLAAERGRAVAQRLWPLLWPQSGDVRDGHVRWEDVGVPWPPTAEMDTEPSGAVLAAELQALCQEDEELMGHIFGALVASADSLWQPVLSESPEPVGLRPGSAGGWKAVRWLDAARGPVAATLSARYRLLLWENVGAVLGDSPGTPPATPSATVTAARELSRALAVARVPAECREELGRLCLQLLCRGVLCSWDTDFTRALGSGLSDKCLESPGGSPGPGCSHTAQQLRCLFPALALALRCLRLLPARPHAPPGGLCLRLQVLGRCLAAVAAAHAWLTGRAGRYLAAWALPQFLLLTQGDLQVLKAEAEQLMLQVSRTFPEPGDIPGDSPPEPPPCLGSPWELQLCRQIRDVANSIQLFSGDVLWMFSTSCKRLSAEIFDQTMPLGRHWRLGPRAELPSSPSAYAAAAVQAVLGQVLQGAQALPHDAQVPTLARVTTAFLEAWMDHILTRRIKFRVPCSCGGTSRPCGSWCARSAPGWPPRRGRRCGPSACSGTRTRPCAASCSSPGGSAGTPAPGAASGAAAQTKAPTPWNHPWTLSLAWTLWRGWAQCQGPPLCLQRPMARPGPSPHSRAASSSGCPCGCTVPAAGACQGCRAWGTAPRAELQ
- the MOGS gene encoding mannosyl-oligosaccharide glucosidase, with the translated sequence MAGERRRRGGDGPRERPRERLRDRDPKLRQQQKPQRGSGRGRTALALTAAAAALALCLAAAAAGWKRWSEASRLVTPHPAPPAVPPGSTGPLASPTYFWGTYRPHVYFGMKTRSPRAVVTGLMWLQHGGNLRHTSEPNDGVSRYGWLMHDGENFGVQEIRDEGLLLRTEFVKQPGGDHGGDWSWRVTAKMEGKGPAPLLSLFFYVATDGQGTLRPVLENGTRLAAVAGTAEELGDFTLTFLPPTGEGGEGPKYASYNFLAAGVPGLHRLTDLVRHSLRESSVFSPPGRPRRRFFGVSSTGGLPGEPPRGQLLLHQVTLEPPAVLEVTLESGSAAGARQGRLAGPALSAALARHTAAFERRFEDTFGLGTRGVSLPQRRFAQAALSEMLGGIGFFHGRSLLRSEHREEPLPGMESVLFTAVPSRSCFPRGFLWDEGFHLLLLARWDPALARDILAHWLDLLNADGWIPREQILGEEARSRVPPEFVLQHSETANPPTLLLALERLLPDAPLPYLRRLFPRLRSWFEWLNRTQAGPEPFTFRWRGRDPDPERFLNPKTLSSGLDDYPRASHPSAQERHLDLRCWMALGARVLAALAERLGEPHASYRDMAAALSDNALLERLHWAPELGTFADFGNHSSAVALRWHRPAPVPGRPPAAPQLRREVREAPRPQFVAALGYVSLFPLLLQLLRADSPRLPALLGSMSSEQQLWTPFGLRSLARDSPLYLRRNTEHDPPYWRGSVWVNINFLALRALHGYARAEGPHRERAAKLYRELRQNLVANVFRQYEATGFLWEHYRDSDGTGQGCHPFAGWSALVVLAMAEDY
- the CCDC142 gene encoding coiled-coil domain-containing protein 142 isoform X2; the protein is MDAGGAERRGGELCLQVGDAGLGGLILLLLTARPGPGDGAARGDPPEPGGSRGPLARSLQRAEAMLRSVTPGLRRLLSPRSSRRGDTDEDDDEDEDEAASIVVPLEQAFPALRRCLCVWEDPRTETFLGYVRLHPGGSGGAGDFSEDAVRRRVAERGATLHALLQHRHQLRLARDFTRRLKASSDFLRRLQALPEPGAPSEAALPALRELCAELRAHAGHWAALLRRLRADAWLRALPQRRGQAVLHVRWALLLPAVTAARLTGRHIEARLRQLGRPGTPSPAAESLAELFQGLEIYNRTVTALAEELGPEVRAPGAFTVGAVLRLLAAERGRAVAQRLWPLLWPQSGDVRDGHVRWEDVGVPWPPTAEMDTEPSGAVLAAELQALCQEDEELMGHIFGALVASADSLWQPVLSESPEPVGLRPGSAGGWKAVRWLDAARGPVAATLSARYRLLLWENVGAVLGDSPGTPPATPSATVTAARELSRALAVARVPAECREELGRLCLQLLCRGVLCSWDTDFTRALGSGLSDKCLESPGGSPGPGCSHTAQQLRCLFPALALALRCLRLLPARPHAPPGGLCLRLQVLGRCLAAVAAAHAWLTGRAGRYLAAWALPQFLLLTQGDLQVLKAEAEQLMLQVSRTFPEPGDIPGDSPPEPPPCLGSPWELQLCRQIRDVANSIQLFSGDVLWMFSTSCKRLSAEIFDQTMPLGRHWRLGPRAELPSSPSAYAAAAVQAVLGQVLQGAQALPHDAQVPTLARVTTAFLEAWMDHILTRRIKFSLQGALQLRRDFEAVRELVCSERSGLAPEARQALRALCVFRHTDTAVRCLLQQPGGLGGHPRTWGSLRRCCSDEGAHPLEPSMDPLPGLDPLEGLGPVPGTPPVSPEADGPARPESPFPGSQQQWLSLRLHRARRWRVPGLPCVGNSPEG